A region from the Stygiolobus caldivivus genome encodes:
- a CDS encoding ATP-binding cassette domain-containing protein, with product MIDLKDVYIYYGRKEVIRGISARVDGEKVLLMGPNGSGKTTLLSAIAGIVPYKGSIRVDGMEVRGVKNYNAVATNLPQAFSLGLTVEDVIEVYEEVKGCKADVRRELEKLGIKLNKAVYQLSAGQGVLVRTLIALATDPKVVLIDEPFENVDVSKRKVVVSWLKEYGKEGVIVTHEVDIARLFSDYNCFLIFEGSLFGPIKAGDLLSSSIVFGEDPSALLTLTVNGKKISLIRGDKGYRVDSMSNLERLYDLVAEA from the coding sequence GTGATAGACCTGAAAGACGTCTATATATACTACGGTAGAAAGGAGGTAATAAGGGGGATAAGTGCAAGGGTCGACGGGGAAAAAGTGCTCTTGATGGGACCGAACGGTTCCGGTAAGACCACATTGCTCAGTGCTATTGCAGGGATAGTCCCTTATAAGGGTAGCATAAGGGTCGACGGGATGGAAGTGAGAGGTGTCAAGAACTATAACGCGGTCGCTACCAACTTACCGCAGGCGTTTTCATTAGGGTTGACCGTAGAGGACGTAATAGAGGTTTATGAAGAGGTCAAGGGGTGTAAAGCCGATGTCAGGCGGGAGCTGGAGAAGCTAGGGATAAAGCTAAACAAGGCGGTCTATCAGCTCTCGGCAGGGCAAGGCGTCCTGGTCAGGACTCTAATAGCATTAGCAACAGACCCTAAAGTGGTCTTGATCGACGAGCCCTTTGAGAACGTAGACGTCTCAAAAAGGAAGGTAGTGGTGAGCTGGCTCAAAGAGTACGGAAAGGAAGGGGTTATAGTAACACACGAGGTCGACATCGCGAGGCTGTTCAGTGATTACAATTGCTTCCTAATCTTTGAAGGTAGTCTATTCGGGCCCATAAAGGCGGGGGACTTACTGTCTTCGTCAATAGTCTTCGGAGAAGACCCCTCAGCACTGCTTACACTGACGGTCAACGGCAAGAAAATATCGCTGATAAGGGGGGATAAGGGGTATAGGGTAGACTCCATGAGCAATTTAGAGAGGTTATATGACTTGGTCGCGGAGGCCTGA
- a CDS encoding thiolase domain-containing protein: MDRKVGIVGVGMSKFGRRNDVTVRELSWEAVKEAFEDSGLTQKDIQLTVIGSTAYRGTEIYPAPPVSEYCGLVGKSPLRVEAACATGSSAVFTAVNAIASGMVDIALVIGVDKMTEVDTATSLAIGGRGGNYYWEFHMYGTTFPTYYALYATRHMSLFGTTEEDMALAAVKAHKYASYNEKAHFRNKVTVEDVLKSRVISWPIKLLDSSPISDGAAAAILASEEKIRELKIDTPVWVRAMGYGSDTSYIAARGEWTGLNAAREAAYMAYKVSGYTPHDIEYATVHDCFTIAEIMAYEDLGFVEKGKGTALLREGQTEKDGKVAVNLFGGLKAKGHPLGATGVAMVYEITKQLREEAGPVQHSFKKYVALSHNVGGTGHYAFVGVYSR, translated from the coding sequence ATGGACAGAAAAGTAGGCATAGTAGGCGTCGGGATGAGCAAGTTCGGGAGGAGGAATGACGTTACGGTTAGGGAATTATCGTGGGAAGCCGTCAAAGAAGCCTTTGAAGACTCAGGGTTAACACAAAAAGATATACAGCTCACTGTGATAGGGAGTACCGCTTATAGGGGGACTGAAATTTACCCAGCTCCCCCGGTCTCAGAGTACTGCGGACTGGTGGGGAAATCACCCCTGAGAGTTGAAGCAGCTTGTGCTACCGGGAGCTCCGCAGTCTTCACGGCAGTTAATGCGATAGCGTCTGGGATGGTAGACATCGCCCTCGTTATAGGGGTAGACAAGATGACAGAAGTGGACACTGCTACTTCACTCGCTATTGGCGGTAGAGGTGGGAACTATTACTGGGAGTTCCACATGTACGGGACCACATTCCCCACTTATTACGCGTTATACGCTACCAGGCACATGTCCCTGTTTGGTACTACAGAGGAAGACATGGCGCTCGCCGCGGTTAAGGCCCATAAATATGCGTCATATAACGAGAAGGCACACTTCAGGAACAAGGTTACGGTAGAGGACGTTCTGAAGTCAAGGGTGATATCTTGGCCTATTAAGCTCCTTGATTCTTCACCTATAAGTGACGGTGCAGCTGCTGCAATACTCGCGTCAGAGGAGAAAATAAGGGAACTAAAGATAGACACCCCAGTATGGGTAAGGGCTATGGGCTATGGTAGCGACACTTCTTACATAGCAGCTAGAGGGGAGTGGACTGGGCTAAATGCGGCTAGAGAAGCAGCCTATATGGCTTATAAGGTGAGCGGTTACACTCCCCATGATATAGAATACGCTACTGTCCACGACTGTTTTACGATTGCCGAGATAATGGCGTATGAAGATTTAGGCTTCGTTGAAAAAGGTAAAGGGACTGCTCTCCTTAGAGAAGGACAGACTGAAAAAGACGGAAAAGTAGCCGTGAACTTATTCGGGGGGCTGAAAGCTAAGGGGCACCCCCTAGGGGCTACTGGAGTTGCTATGGTATATGAAATAACTAAGCAACTGAGGGAGGAAGCGGGCCCTGTCCAGCACTCCTTTAAGAAATACGTTGCACTGTCCCATAACGTTGGGGGTACCGGACATTACGCGTTTGTGGGGGTATATAGCAGGTGA
- a CDS encoding winged helix-turn-helix domain-containing protein gives MSDELKKLMEILNDPTLNNSVRLGILLALYGLKSINFSQLLKVLDIPKSSLYTHLQVLEEGGYIRMVKKITPLGPRTFVELTDKGKEVMEQYSTLISKIFDKRK, from the coding sequence GTGAGTGACGAGCTGAAGAAGTTAATGGAGATCCTCAATGACCCGACGTTGAATAACTCAGTGAGGCTGGGGATACTCTTAGCGTTGTACGGACTCAAGTCCATAAACTTCTCCCAACTATTAAAGGTACTCGACATCCCAAAGAGTTCCCTATATACCCACCTCCAAGTATTGGAAGAAGGGGGTTACATAAGGATGGTAAAGAAGATTACCCCATTAGGCCCGAGGACATTTGTAGAACTGACGGACAAGGGGAAAGAAGTAATGGAGCAGTATTCTACGTTAATAAGCAAGATATTTGATAAAAGGAAGTAA
- a CDS encoding LamG domain-containing protein, with translation MVRINRRKFIITSSIAAGALISTPFIIKEIETPNNTPTNNIVKTQNSIFSPSSSSASPSSTSSSSSNESLPIPPYEAIVYGTPNSGYKVITSSGVIFNGSCSDGSGTCGIFEAINYLKQNSGGFGAVRLLGQFYPVNSPTVNTQGITIMGDNAQIFINPASAPAFIQLLPQMENVKVLWYSNLGVVNTILNYRPSFSLQPYVLFTSTSQALFFENGDLSLGSPSQFTISFWAYANSGGYAGTLLSYGSTQKGAAWVIKSYQNNVYFLGSSGSISGSAVQNKEYHIAVTYDNGNATLYINGNEVASGTVTINYPSLAYLWLWNFPIYSQQGGPNPPSWYGYIENVQFYNEVLSHSQITALASSPTQDPVSTSVSFWALYRYLMFIGDLISGKGFQRMGALLLSGVF, from the coding sequence ATGGTAAGAATAAATAGAAGAAAGTTCATTATAACATCATCGATAGCTGCCGGTGCTCTGATCTCGACACCTTTTATTATTAAAGAGATAGAGACGCCTAATAATACACCTACGAATAATATAGTGAAAACTCAAAACTCTATTTTTTCCCCTAGCTCATCGTCAGCCAGTCCTTCATCAACTTCTTCATCCTCCTCGAACGAGTCTCTCCCTATACCCCCTTACGAAGCCATAGTCTACGGTACCCCTAATTCAGGGTACAAGGTCATAACGTCTTCAGGTGTAATATTCAACGGGAGCTGTAGTGACGGTAGCGGGACTTGCGGGATATTTGAGGCGATTAATTACTTAAAACAAAACTCCGGTGGTTTCGGTGCGGTCAGGCTACTAGGCCAGTTCTACCCTGTGAACAGCCCCACGGTAAATACACAAGGTATTACAATAATGGGAGATAACGCCCAAATATTCATTAACCCTGCGTCTGCCCCGGCATTTATACAGCTCTTACCACAAATGGAAAACGTCAAAGTGTTATGGTATTCTAACTTAGGAGTAGTAAATACTATCCTAAACTATAGGCCGTCGTTCTCCCTTCAGCCTTACGTCCTCTTTACTAGCACAAGTCAAGCCCTCTTTTTCGAGAACGGTGACTTATCCTTAGGCTCTCCCTCACAGTTTACTATCTCTTTCTGGGCTTACGCTAATTCAGGCGGTTATGCCGGTACTCTCTTATCTTACGGTAGTACACAAAAAGGGGCAGCTTGGGTCATAAAGAGCTACCAAAATAATGTCTACTTTTTAGGGAGTTCAGGGAGTATAAGCGGTTCGGCAGTCCAAAATAAAGAGTACCATATAGCAGTGACATATGACAACGGTAACGCTACACTATATATAAACGGTAATGAAGTAGCCTCCGGTACTGTGACGATAAACTACCCGTCATTAGCCTACTTATGGCTGTGGAACTTCCCCATATATTCTCAACAAGGAGGACCCAACCCTCCTTCATGGTATGGGTACATAGAGAACGTGCAGTTTTACAACGAGGTGCTATCCCATTCTCAAATAACTGCACTAGCTTCGTCTCCTACCCAAGACCCGGTGTCAACTTCGGTAAGTTTCTGGGCACTTTACCGCTACTTGATGTTTATAGGTGACCTAATTTCAGGTAAGGGGTTCCAGAGGATGGGTGCCCTACTGTTAAGCGGTGTCTTCTAA
- a CDS encoding phenylacetate--CoA ligase family protein encodes MISYDETDPKSLNKEEIKEVQNFRFRRMIKRVYERSPYYHKVMKEKGLTPDDLKTPEDLIKMPFTTKDDLRRYAYPYGGDFLTVPLEELVGWHMTSGTTGVPTVGAYTHNDIELWADLVGRSLRTAGVTKGDVVANIYGYGLFTGGIGLHMGIQRVGAKVIPWSTGRTEALAKALKDFKVTVITGTPSYELYVAEKIREAGIDVEKDLNLRIAIPGAEAMTKEMLTKIDKELALTSHGGGAREIYGLTEAIGPGVAQECPFDGHDKLHIWTDHFYVEIIDPETGERVGEGEEGELVLTHLTREGMPLIRYRTRDITRLEESGDDIPFPTIRTIKGRVDDVVFYKGVKVYPTAINEVLMKYPEVKEYQLVFTKEPAKFEILIETDSPSEELRRKIATEVQAVAFVHADIQFVNGLPRWEGKSKRVVVK; translated from the coding sequence ATGATCTCTTACGACGAGACGGATCCTAAGTCCCTAAACAAGGAAGAGATAAAAGAAGTCCAAAACTTTAGGTTCAGGAGGATGATAAAGAGAGTATATGAGAGGAGCCCTTATTACCACAAGGTAATGAAGGAAAAGGGGTTAACTCCCGACGACCTGAAGACTCCTGAAGACCTAATCAAGATGCCGTTCACGACTAAAGATGACCTAAGGAGGTATGCTTACCCTTATGGCGGAGATTTCCTAACAGTCCCGCTGGAGGAACTGGTGGGCTGGCACATGACCAGCGGCACCACAGGGGTACCTACGGTAGGTGCATATACTCACAATGACATTGAACTATGGGCAGACTTAGTAGGCAGGAGTTTGAGGACAGCAGGTGTAACAAAAGGTGACGTAGTAGCTAACATATACGGTTACGGCCTATTTACGGGTGGCATAGGTCTGCATATGGGCATACAGAGGGTCGGGGCAAAGGTCATCCCTTGGAGTACAGGTAGGACGGAGGCGTTAGCTAAGGCGTTAAAGGACTTTAAGGTTACGGTAATAACTGGGACTCCTTCTTATGAGCTGTATGTAGCCGAGAAAATCAGAGAGGCCGGGATAGACGTGGAAAAAGACCTCAACTTACGTATCGCCATACCCGGGGCTGAAGCAATGACGAAAGAGATGTTGACGAAGATCGATAAGGAGTTAGCCCTGACTTCTCACGGAGGAGGTGCTAGGGAAATATACGGCTTGACTGAGGCTATCGGCCCGGGAGTTGCACAAGAGTGCCCGTTTGACGGTCACGATAAATTGCACATCTGGACAGACCACTTCTATGTAGAGATAATAGACCCTGAAACGGGGGAGAGAGTAGGGGAAGGCGAAGAAGGAGAGCTGGTACTTACCCATTTAACGAGAGAAGGGATGCCCTTAATCAGGTATAGGACTAGGGATATTACCAGGCTTGAGGAAAGCGGGGACGACATCCCGTTCCCCACTATCAGGACTATCAAGGGGAGGGTCGATGATGTGGTGTTCTATAAAGGAGTCAAAGTCTACCCGACGGCAATAAACGAAGTGCTAATGAAGTACCCTGAAGTTAAGGAGTACCAGCTGGTGTTTACTAAGGAGCCTGCAAAGTTTGAGATACTAATTGAGACCGACAGTCCTTCAGAAGAGTTAAGGAGAAAAATAGCTACTGAAGTGCAGGCTGTCGCGTTTGTCCATGCGGATATCCAATTCGTCAACGGGTTACCTAGATGGGAGGGCAAATCTAAGAGAGTTGTCGTGAAATGA
- the rnhA gene encoding ribonuclease HI yields the protein MVLGYFDGLCEPKNPGGIATFGYLIILDNGEKIEGYGLAAKPYSKDSTNNVAEYMGLICLMEEMQDRRLLNPTIRGDSQLVVKQLNGEYKVKAPRIVPLYRKALELKNELGAKIEWVPRELNKEADMLSRLAYDLVIKGRLNEIGCRVKNF from the coding sequence ATGGTACTGGGGTATTTTGACGGTCTCTGCGAACCTAAAAACCCTGGCGGAATAGCTACCTTCGGGTATTTAATAATCTTGGATAACGGCGAAAAGATAGAAGGCTATGGCTTAGCTGCTAAACCCTACTCTAAAGACTCTACCAATAATGTAGCAGAGTATATGGGGTTGATCTGTCTGATGGAAGAAATGCAGGACAGGAGACTGCTCAACCCTACAATTAGGGGTGACTCACAGCTCGTCGTAAAACAACTGAACGGGGAATATAAAGTGAAGGCCCCAAGAATAGTCCCGTTGTACAGAAAAGCCTTGGAGCTCAAAAACGAGCTGGGGGCTAAAATAGAGTGGGTTCCCAGAGAGCTAAACAAGGAAGCGGACATGTTAAGTAGGTTAGCTTATGACCTCGTTATAAAGGGAAGGTTAAATGAAATCGGGTGCAGAGTGAAAAATTTTTAA
- a CDS encoding Zn-ribbon domain-containing OB-fold protein encodes MVMDGIPLVMKYTFPAEDLYRPFWEGLKRGEVLGTRCKRCNTLYFPPQRDCPKCMGSDMEWVGVGKSGELMTYSIVEQKPQGFENYDKYTIGIVRTEKGVNLMCWVVGTPKVGAKVSLSSDGHRVLCEVKA; translated from the coding sequence ATGGTAATGGACGGTATTCCTCTAGTCATGAAATATACGTTTCCGGCCGAGGACCTCTATAGGCCTTTCTGGGAGGGGCTAAAGAGGGGAGAGGTGCTAGGGACTAGGTGTAAGAGGTGTAACACCCTCTACTTCCCCCCGCAGAGGGACTGCCCTAAGTGTATGGGTTCAGATATGGAGTGGGTAGGTGTTGGTAAATCGGGGGAACTCATGACTTACAGTATTGTGGAACAGAAGCCCCAAGGGTTTGAAAATTATGACAAGTACACTATAGGTATCGTAAGGACTGAGAAGGGGGTTAATTTAATGTGTTGGGTAGTAGGTACCCCTAAAGTCGGGGCTAAGGTGAGCCTCTCTTCTGATGGGCATCGGGTCTTATGTGAGGTGAAAGCATGA